CTGCCCGAGCTCGCCCTCCCGCACATCCCGTCCGGCGGCTACCACCTGTGGCTCCGCCTTCCTGACGGCACTGGGGGCACCTCCCGGGCTTTCGGCCCTGGGGGAGAGTCGGCGCTGAACTCCGCGGCGCTGCGTGCGGGCGTCGCCGTCACGCCGGGGCGTCCGTACTTCAGCGCGGAGCCGCCGGCCGGTCATATGCGGTTGAGCTTCGCGGCCGTCGCGGGGCTGGGGGAGATCGCGGAGGGGGTGCGGCGGTTGCGGGTGGCTTGCGACGAAGTGCTTTAGCGCTCCGCTGGGTGGGTCGCGGTGGGGTGTCGTTCATGTGCGGCGCCGTCGTGGCTGGTCGCGCAGTTCCCCGCGCCCCTTGGGGGGCGATAGCCGCTCCCCGGAGGGGCCTGCGAAAACCGGTCGACGTCGGTGGCCTCGTCCTGGGAATCTCGCCGCATGACCGACACCCCGAGCCTCGCCGCGGGCTATGAGATCTCTGTCGACCCGGACCGTATCGACCGGGAGCGGGTGCATCGGTGGCTGTCCACCGATGCGTACTGGGCGCTCGGGCGGGAGCGTGAGAAGCAGGAGCGGGCGATCGACGGGTCGCTGAACTTCGGGGTGTACGAGTCGGTCTCGGGGGATCAGGTGGCGTATGCCCGGATCATCACCGACCGGGCGACCTTCGCGTGGCTGTGCGACGTGTACGTGGACCCGTCGGTGCGCGGCAAGGGCATCGGATCGGCGCTCGTGGGGGAGGTGCGGGAGCACCTGCGGCCGTACGGGCTCCGGCGCATCCTGCTCGCCACGCACGACGCGCACGGGGTCTACGCGAAGCTCGGGTTCGCGCCGCTGGAGAACCCGGACCAGTGGATGGCGCTCTACTTCTGACCGTGAGGCCTTCCGTCGAGGTCCCCGTGACGGGCGTACTTGAAGTTTCCATCTGCTCGTTTTCCGGCCACTTGTCCGCCTGATCCTGACCCCGCAGTAAGCCTTCGTCCACCCTCGGTGACGCCGGCACAACCACTCTTGACCTGGTCACTTCGGCGTCACACCATCACCGCATGTCACTTCGGGTCACGTTCGTCGCCGCCGCGCGCAGCTCCTCGCTGCTCGCGGAGCGCTTCCAGGACGACCGGCCACTCGACCAGGCCGGCTGGGACGAGGTGCAGAGCGTCGCGCACGGCCTGCTGCCGCTGGCCGCGGCCGAGCTGCGCTACTGCTCGCCGACCCCGCGCAGCCGCGCGACCGGCGACGCCCTCGGCTACGCCCCGCTGGTGCAACTCGCCCTGCGCGACTGTGACATGGGCCGCTGGCAGGGGCTCACGCTCGGCGAGGCGATGGCCCGTGAGCCGGACGCGGTGGACGCCTGGCTGGCCGACCCGCGCGCCACGCCGCACGGCGGAGAATCGCTGCTCGGGTTCATCGGCCGCGTCGGCGGCTGGCTCGACACCCGGCCCGTGGACGACGGCGACCGTATCGTCGCCGTGGCCGAACCGTCGGTGATCCGCGCGGCCCTGGTGTACGTGCTGAAGGCGCCGCCGTCGACGTACTGGAACATCGACGTACGTCCGCTGTCGGCGACCACGGTCACCGGTCGCGCGGGGCGCTGGCACCTCCGCTTCGACGCGGGGTCCGGTCAGCGCTCGCGTGCGTAGTCGGTGGTGAGGACCAGGTCCTTGGCCGGTCCGCGCACCCGCCACACCGACCGCCAGTGGTCCGCGTCCCGGACGGTGAACTCGCCCCGGTAGAGATCGGCCGAGCAGGGGTGATCGGCGACATGGCGGCCGGACGACAGGTCCAGGTCGTGGAACGGGCGACCGTCGGCGAAGCGCACGTCCACCGCCCCCGGTGAACTCCCCGGCAGGAAGCGCAGCGTCCGCTCGGCGGGCCGCGGTACGCCCCGCCACACGAACGTGCCGGACTCGCGGTGCAGCAGCCCCCGTGACAGCCCTTGCGGTGCCTCCTGCGACAGCCCTCGCGGCGGCTCCCCGTCCTCCATTGGCTCGAAGACCGTCGTACCGGAGAACTCGCCCTCGTCCCCGCTCGCGAGATCCCGCACCGACCGCTCGGCGCGCCAGCCTCCGGCCAGATACGCCAGCGCATCCGGTACCGGCCAGAACTCGCCCATCAGTTCCACCCTCCCGACCCTTCCGGCTCGTCCGACAACTTTCGAAACCGTGCGAACCGTTGACGCCTCCGAATCACCCTCCCTATCTTGCCGTTCGAAGTGTTGATCAGTGTCTGATATTTCGAACATCGAGCCGCGGAGTATCCATGTCACGCATCCGCTGGAGATACGGCACCGCCGCCACCGCCCTCCTGGTCGCGGCCGGCCTCGTCCCCACCGCCACCGCGCACGCCGAGGACGTCACCGACTACTCGATCACCGTCGACCCGGCCGCCAGGGGCGCCGCCATCGACGACACGATGTACGGCGTCTTCTTCGAGGACATCAACCGGGCCGCGGACGGCGGTCTGTACGCCGAGCTCGTGCAGAACCGGTCCTTCGAGTACTCCACGGACGACAACCGGTCCTACACGCCCCTCACCTCCTGGACCGTCGAAGGCGCCGGTGAGGTAGTGAACGACGCCGGCCGACTGAACGAGCGCAACCGCAACTACCTCTCCCTGAGCGCCGGTTCGTCCGTCACGAACGCCGGCAACAACACCGGGATCCGGGTCGAGCAGGGCAAGCGGTACGACTTCTCGGTGTGGGCCCGCGCCGGCGGCGGCAGCACGCTCACCGTCGCCCTGAAGGACGCAGCCGGCGCGCTGGCGACCGCCCGACAGGTGGCCGTCAAGGGTGGCTGGGCCAAGTACAGGGCCACGTTCACCGCGACCCGCACCAGCAACCGCGGCCGTCTTGCCGTCGCCGCCAACGACGCGGCGGCCCTCGACATGGTGTCGCTCTTCCCGCGCGACACCTACCGGAACCAGCAGAACGGCCTGCGCAAGGACCTCGCCGAGAAGATCGCCGCCCTGCACCCGGGGTTCGTGCGCTTCCCGGGCGGCTGCCTGGTCAACACCGGCTCCATGGAGGACTACAGCGCGGCCTCCGGCTGGCAGCGCAAGCGCTCCTACCAGTGGAAGGACACCGTCGGCCCGGTCGAGGAGCGCGCCACCAACGGCAATTTCTGGGGCTACAACCAGAGTTACGGCCTCGGCTACTACGAGTACTTCCGCTTCTCCGAGGACATCGGCGCCATGCCGCTGCCCGTCGTCCCGGCCCTGGTGACCGGCTGCGGCCAGAACAAGGCCGTCGACGACGAGGCGCTGCTCAAGAGGCACATCCAGGACACCCTCGACCTGATCGAGTTCGCGAACGGCCCGGCGACCTCGAAGTGGGGCAAGGTCCGTGCCGAGATGGGCCATCCGCGGCCCTTCCGCCTCACGCACCTCGAAGTCGGCAACGAGGAGAACCTCCCCGACGAGTTCTTCGACCGCTTCAAGCAGTTCCGCGCCGCCATCGAGGCCGAGTACCCGGACATCACGGTCGTCTCCAACTCCGGCCCCGACGACGCCGGCACCACCTTCGACACCGCCTGGAAGCTCAACCGCGAGGCGAACGTCGAGATGGTCGACGAGCACTACTACAACAGCCCCAACTGGTTCCTCCAGAACAACGACCGCTACGACTCCTACGACCGCGGTGGCCCGAAGGTCTTTCTCGGCGAGTACGCCTCCCAGGGCAACGCCTGGAAGAACGGCCTCTCCGAAGCCGCGTTCATGACCGGCCTGGAGCGCAACGCGGACGTCGTCAAGCTCGCCTCGTACGCCCCGCTGCTCGCCAACGAGGACTACGTCCAGTGGCGTCCGGACCTGGTCTGGTTCAACAACCGCGCCTCCTGGAACTCGGCGAACTACGAGGTCCAGAAGCTGTTCATGAACAACGTCGGCGACCGGGTCGTCCCCTCGAAGGCCACCACCACGCCGGACGTCAGCGGCCCGATCGCCGGCGCGGTCGGCCTCTCGACGTGGGCGACCAGCGCCGCGTACGACGATGTGAAGGTCACCGGGGCCGACGGCTCGACCCTGCTGAGCGACGACTTCTCCGGTGACGCCTCGAAGTGGACGCACACCGCCGCCGGCAGCTGGAGCGTCCAGGACGGCCAGTACGTCCAGACGGACGCGGCGGCGGAGAACACCATGGTCCAGGCCGGCGACCCGTCCTGGCACGACTACGACCTGCATGTGAAGGCCACCAAGAAGTCCGGCAAGGAGGGCTTCCTCGTCGCCTTCGGCGTCAAGGACACCGGCAACTACTACTGGTGGAACCTGGGCGGCTGGAACAACACCCAGTCCGCCGTCGAGCAGGCCGTGGACGGCGGCAAGGGCACGCTGCTCACCAAGGCCGGCTCGATCGAGACGGGCCGCGCCTACGACATCGACGTCAAGGTGCGCGGCCGCCAGGTCACGCTGTACCTCGACGGCCAGGAGTGGGGCGGCTTCACCGACGACAAGCCGGCCGAGCCGTTCCGTCAGGTCGTCACCAAGGACGCCCGGACCGGCGACCTGATCGTCAAGGTCGTCAACGCCCAGCCGGCCGAGGCCCGCACCGCGATCGATCTGGGCGGCGCCAGGGTCGCCTCCACGGCCCGGGTCACCACCCTCGCCGCCGGCCAGGACGCGGTGAACACCGAGACGGACGCACCGGTCACCCCGGCGACGTCCACCTTCGCGGGGGTCGCGGACAGGTTCGCGTACACCTTCCCCGCGAACTCCGTGACGTTCCTGCGGCTCAAGCAGAGGTGACGGAGCGCGTCAGCTGCCGGCGGTCCATCCCGGGACCGTCGGCAGCACCTTCTCGGCGAGCCGCAGCAGGACGGCGTCGTCCGGCACCATGCCGTCGGCCCGCCACAGGGTCACGTCGAAGGAGCCACCGCCGTCCTTCGCGTCCTTGGCCACCATCAGGGACCGCAGCGGGACCCCGGGGCCGCTGTCGGTGTCGCCCCCGTCGAGGCGGAAGGCGATCCTGATCGTGCGGTCCGAGTACAGGACCGCCGGCCGGCCCAGCACCGTGCGCTTCTCCGCGTCTCTCAGCAGCGACTCCGACCCGGCCACCGGGAGGTCGTCGTAGGTGGCCGAGAGCGTCACGGTGTACGTGTCGAACTCGACCTCGGCGGAGGGCATCGGGATGTCCTTGCCGCCGGAGAGCCCGACGGAGCCGTCGCTGCCGCTCGCGGTCCTCGCGGCCTCGGCCGGCGTGCCCAGGAGCTCGGCGAGGTCGGGGCGGAGCAGCGCCTCGCACAGCTGCGCCCCGGTCACCCGCCCGGTCGGCTTCCCCGGCGTCTCGTCCGAGCAGGTGGCGGGCGGCGGCCCACTGCTCTCGGACGTCTGCCCGTACGCCCACAACCCCCCGCCGAGTGCCGTCACCATCGCCACCGCCGCGATGGCCTGCCCCCATACGTTCGCGCCCTTTTCGGGCGCGCGGCCGCTTCCGGTCATGTCCCCCACCTGTAGTGATCCCCCTGATATGCGCCCGGGGACACTAGCTCCTGGACATGTCCCGGACAAAGCTGATTCTCTCGGCCCGGGTCGTGGATGTGACTGAGCGCCGTAGATGGCGGACTTCGCCAACTGAAGTGCGCGAGTACTGGTGAGTCTCATTCGTGTGCACACGCTGAGCCGTCCCGACGACGAGGACCTGGGCCTTGGTACTGGTGGGCTCGCGTATTCAACTGTCGCGAGTTCGCCGGGGACTCCAACCGGTTCGTGACGATGCGTGATCGCGAACGGCGTCCGGTTTGAGGGCCGGTTGGTCTCCTTCACCGACCAGTGCCAGGATCGTCGAGCAGCGGACAGGGTGC
The DNA window shown above is from Streptomyces chartreusis and carries:
- a CDS encoding GNAT family N-acetyltransferase, with translation MTDTPSLAAGYEISVDPDRIDRERVHRWLSTDAYWALGREREKQERAIDGSLNFGVYESVSGDQVAYARIITDRATFAWLCDVYVDPSVRGKGIGSALVGEVREHLRPYGLRRILLATHDAHGVYAKLGFAPLENPDQWMALYF
- a CDS encoding DUF6215 domain-containing protein, whose translation is MTGSGRAPEKGANVWGQAIAAVAMVTALGGGLWAYGQTSESSGPPPATCSDETPGKPTGRVTGAQLCEALLRPDLAELLGTPAEAARTASGSDGSVGLSGGKDIPMPSAEVEFDTYTVTLSATYDDLPVAGSESLLRDAEKRTVLGRPAVLYSDRTIRIAFRLDGGDTDSGPGVPLRSLMVAKDAKDGGGSFDVTLWRADGMVPDDAVLLRLAEKVLPTVPGWTAGS
- a CDS encoding alpha-L-arabinofuranosidase C-terminal domain-containing protein yields the protein MSRIRWRYGTAATALLVAAGLVPTATAHAEDVTDYSITVDPAARGAAIDDTMYGVFFEDINRAADGGLYAELVQNRSFEYSTDDNRSYTPLTSWTVEGAGEVVNDAGRLNERNRNYLSLSAGSSVTNAGNNTGIRVEQGKRYDFSVWARAGGGSTLTVALKDAAGALATARQVAVKGGWAKYRATFTATRTSNRGRLAVAANDAAALDMVSLFPRDTYRNQQNGLRKDLAEKIAALHPGFVRFPGGCLVNTGSMEDYSAASGWQRKRSYQWKDTVGPVEERATNGNFWGYNQSYGLGYYEYFRFSEDIGAMPLPVVPALVTGCGQNKAVDDEALLKRHIQDTLDLIEFANGPATSKWGKVRAEMGHPRPFRLTHLEVGNEENLPDEFFDRFKQFRAAIEAEYPDITVVSNSGPDDAGTTFDTAWKLNREANVEMVDEHYYNSPNWFLQNNDRYDSYDRGGPKVFLGEYASQGNAWKNGLSEAAFMTGLERNADVVKLASYAPLLANEDYVQWRPDLVWFNNRASWNSANYEVQKLFMNNVGDRVVPSKATTTPDVSGPIAGAVGLSTWATSAAYDDVKVTGADGSTLLSDDFSGDASKWTHTAAGSWSVQDGQYVQTDAAAENTMVQAGDPSWHDYDLHVKATKKSGKEGFLVAFGVKDTGNYYWWNLGGWNNTQSAVEQAVDGGKGTLLTKAGSIETGRAYDIDVKVRGRQVTLYLDGQEWGGFTDDKPAEPFRQVVTKDARTGDLIVKVVNAQPAEARTAIDLGGARVASTARVTTLAAGQDAVNTETDAPVTPATSTFAGVADRFAYTFPANSVTFLRLKQR
- a CDS encoding histidine phosphatase family protein, producing the protein MSLRVTFVAAARSSSLLAERFQDDRPLDQAGWDEVQSVAHGLLPLAAAELRYCSPTPRSRATGDALGYAPLVQLALRDCDMGRWQGLTLGEAMAREPDAVDAWLADPRATPHGGESLLGFIGRVGGWLDTRPVDDGDRIVAVAEPSVIRAALVYVLKAPPSTYWNIDVRPLSATTVTGRAGRWHLRFDAGSGQRSRA
- a CDS encoding DUF6314 family protein, encoding MGEFWPVPDALAYLAGGWRAERSVRDLASGDEGEFSGTTVFEPMEDGEPPRGLSQEAPQGLSRGLLHRESGTFVWRGVPRPAERTLRFLPGSSPGAVDVRFADGRPFHDLDLSSGRHVADHPCSADLYRGEFTVRDADHWRSVWRVRGPAKDLVLTTDYARER